The sequence below is a genomic window from Croceicoccus marinus.
TGCTGGTCAACGGCCGCCCGCCCAGCTATCCCGCGCTGGCCGAAGGCGCCGATGCGATACTTGAGACTTGGTATGCCGGCGAGCAGCAGGGCCATGCCATCGCGGACGCCTTGTTCGGCCGGATCAATCCGGGCGGCAAGCTGCCCGTGACGGTGGCGCGCGATGTCGGGCAGGTGCCCAATTTCTACAACTACAAGCCCAGCGCGCGGCGCGGCTATCTGTTTTCCGACGTCACCCCGCTCTATCCGTTCGGGTTCGGCCTGTCCTATACCGATTTCGCGATCGGGGCGCCGCAGCTGTCCTCCTCCGCGATAAGGCCCGGACAGGGCGTGACCGTGCGCGTGCCGGTCCGCAACACCGGCGCATTGGCGGGCGACGAGGTCGTGCAGGTCTATCTGCGCGACGATGTCAGCACGGTCACGCGCCCGGTCAAGGAGCTGGCCGGCTTCCGCCGGGTCACGCTTGCGCCGGGCGAGGAAACACTGGTCGACATCCCGATCCGCGCCGACGCCTTCGCGCTGTGGAACAGGGACATGAAGCGCGTGGTCGAGCCGGGCGAATTCACGATCATGGTCGGGTCCAGTTCACAGGACCTGCAGGAAACCAAGCTTACGGTGTCGCAATAATCATGGACAGACGTCACGCCCTCAAGCTCTTCGCCGGTGGCAGCATCGGTGCGCTAGCCATTGCGCAGGCACCGTCCGCCTTCGCGCAGGCCGGACCGCTCTACAAGGATCCGCGCGCGCCGATACCGGCGCGCGTGGCAGACCTGATGGCGCGCATGACGCTGGACGAGAAGATCCAGCAGATCCGCACCGCCTGGCAGGGTAAGGGCGAAATGATCGACGGTCTGGTCTTCGACCCCGAAAAGGCGAGCGCGGCCTTCCCTGACAATATCGGCCATGTCACGCGCCCGTCCGACAAGCGCGGTGCGCCCGGCGTTACCGGGGCAGCGGGCGGCACCGCCGCGCGCTGGCGAACCCCGCGGCAGACGGTCGAGTTCATCAATGCGCTGCAGCGCTGGGCCACGCAGGACACAAGGCTGGGCATCCCCGTGCTGCTGCACGAGGAATCGCTGCACGGCTACATGGCGACAGACGGCACCATGTTCCCGCAGGCGATCGCGCTGGCCGGCACATTCGACACCGAACTGATGCGGCGGGTGCAATCCGTCATCGCGCGCGAGGTTCGCGCCCGCGGCGTCCCGCTGGTGCTGAGCCCGGTGGTCGACATCGTGCGCGATCCGCGCTGGGGCCGGATCGAGGAGACCTGGGGCGAGGATCCCCATCTCGTCGCCGAAATGGGCGTCGCCGCCGTCGAAGGCCTGCAGGGTCCGGGCAGGTTCGAGAAGCTGGCCGACGGCAAGGTCTTCGCCACGCTGAAGCACATGACCGGGCACGGCCAGCCCGAGGGGGGCAACAATGTCTCGCCCGCCGAGATTTCCGAACGCGAACTGCGCGACAATTTCTTCCCGCCGTTTCGCGAGATCGTGCGGCGCACCTCGGTCGGCGCGGTGATGCCCAGCTATAACGAGATCGACGGCATCCCCAGCCATGCCAATGCCTGGCTGCTGGGCACCGTGCTGCGCGGCGAGTGGGATTTCGACGGCCTGATCGTCAGCGATTACGGCGGCGTGGACGAGCTTGCGACCCTGCACCATGTCGCCGCCGATCTGGAAGAAGCGGCGCACCAGGCGCTGATCGCCGGGGTGGATAGCGAATTGCCCGAGGGCATAGCCTTTGCGACCCTGAAGGACGCTGTCGAGGCGGGGCGCGTGCCGGTCGAGCTTGTGAACCGCGCCTGCGCGCGGATGCTGGCCTTCAAGATGCGCGCCGGATTGTTCGAGAACCCCTATGGCGATGCCGCGCTCGCCGCCAGCATCACCGGCAATGAGGAAGCGCGCGCACTGGCGCTGGAAGCCGCGCGCAAGTCGCTGTGCCTGCTGAAGAACGAGGGCGGGACTCTGCCGCTCGATCCCGCGCGAATGGGGCGGGTCGCGGTGATCGGGCCCAACCATGCCATCGCCCGGCTGGGCGGCTATTCGTCGGTGCCGAAACAGGCGATCAGCCTGATCGAGGGGCTGCGCCTGATCGCGCCGGAGGCCGATTTCGTGACCGCGCAGGGCGTCTTCATCACCACCAGCGAGGATCGCTCGCAGGACGAGGTCACGCTGGCCGACCGGCAGGAGAACCTGAGGCTGATCGCCGAAGCGGTCGAGGTGGCGAAGAGCGCCGATGTCGTCGTGCTTGCCATCGGTGATACCGAACAGACCAGTCGCGAGGGATTCGCGCGCAACCATCTGGGCGACCGGACCGAGATCGACATCGTGGGCGAACAGAACGCGCTGGTCGAGGCCATGGCCGCGCTGGGCAAGCCGCTGGTGGTGTGCGCGATCAATGGCCGTCCGCCCAGCTGGCCCGACGTCGTCGCCAAGGCCGACGCGATGCTGGAATGCTGGTACCCGGGCCAGGAAGGCGGCATCGCGGTTGCCGAGGCGCTGCTGGGCCGGATCAATCCGGGTGCGAAGATGCCGGTGACCGTCGCGCGCAATGCCGGGCAGATCCCGTTCTTCTACAACCACAAGCCCAGCGCGCGGCGCGGCTATCTGTTCGATGACGAGAGCCCGCTGTTCCCCTTCGGTCACGGCCTTTCGTACACGCAGTTCGAGATTTCCGCGCCCAGGCCCGGCAAGACCCGCTATCGCGCCGATGAAGCGATCGAGATCGCCGTCGACGTCACCAACACCGGCACGCGCGAAGGTGACGAGGTGGTCCAGCTTTACATCACTCGCGAAGAGGTTTCGGTGACCCGCCCCGTGCTGGAGCTGAAGGCGTTCGAGCGCGTCACCCTGTCACCCGGCGAGACCCGGACCCTGCGCTTCGCCATCGAGCCACGCCAGCTGGCGTTCTGGAACAGGGACATGAAAGAAGTCAACGAACCGGGCCCGGTGACATTGTCGTCGGGACCGAGCAGCGCATCACTCAAATCCGTCAAGGTGGAGATCGTTTGAACATGGAATCCGGCCCCCTCATCAATCGCCGCACCGCGCTTGCCGGTGTCGCGGCGCTTCCTCTGATCGGTTGTACCGGGATGGAGAAAACCGCCGTTCCCGGCGTATCGGTCGCAGAAGGCCGCTCGCTCAACAGCCTGGCGCTTCGCGGCGGGCGCCGCTTTGGCAGCGCGGTCGCATCGACCCCGTGGAATGCCGATGCCGGCTCGTTCCAGAACCCGGCCTATGCCGCGCTCGTCAAGGCGGAGTGCGGGCTGGTCGTTCCCGAGAACGAAATGAAGTGGCAGGCGATGCGCCGTTCGCCCGACACCTTTGATTTCTCTCGCATGGACGCACTGGTCGCGTGGGCGCAGTCGCAGGACCTCGACGTTCGGGGGCACACATTGCTGTGGCACCGGCCGCAATGGTTTCCCGACTGGCTGAACGATTACGACTATGGCGCCAACCCGGTGCAGGAAGCCGAACGCCTGCTGACCGAACATATCCGCGCCGTCACGGACCGATATCGCGGGATCATCACCAGCTATGACGTGGTGAACGAAGCGATCGACCACGACGCCCGCAAGCCGATCGAGACAAGCATGAGCCTCGCGATGGGCAGCCCCGAGGCTGTCATCGACCTGGCCTTCCAGGTCGCGCGCGAGCAATTGCCCGACGCGCAGCTGGTCTACAACGACTACATGAGCTGGGAGCCCCAGCATGCCGAGCACCGCGCCGACGTGCTGCGTCTGCTGGAAGGCCTGCGCAAGCGTGGGACGCCGGTCGATGCGCTGGGCATCCAGTCGCATATCGAGATTTTCGACATCGATCCCGCCACCGGTGTCGGCGTCTATGACGAGGCGGAGTGGCGCAGCTTCCTCGACGAGGTGACGGGCATGGGCTATCGCCTGCTGATCACCGAGTTCGACGTGAAGGACAAGGCACTTCCCGCCGATATCGCCGTGCGCGACGCGAAGGTGGCCGACTTCACCCGCCGCTATTTCGACCTGATGCTCGAATATTCGGACCATCTGGACGATGTGCTGGTCTGGGGCATGGTGGACCGGTTCAACTGGCTGCAGAATTTCGAGCCTGCCGCGCGGGATGACGGGCTGGAAGTGCGCGCCGCGCCCTATGACAACGATTATCAGCCCAAGCCGATGCGCTATGCCATCGAGGAGGCGCTGCGGCAGGCCGCTGCCTGAGTATCCGGCTTCGGTCTGTTTCCCGCGCCTGACGCGCAAAAGGAAGGGCAGCCCTGATCGTCAGGGCGGCCCTTTTTTTTATGTGCCGACGACCTTGACGAGCGGACCATTGTCGGGGGCAAAAAAATGGGCTGCCCTGAATATCAGGACAGCCCAGTGAGAGCAGATGTTGAAGTCGTTTAGAAGTTGCCGCGAACGATGAACGAGAACCTGCGGTCGTTCATGAAGTAGGACCGCGGGGCCAGTTCCGAAGGATCTCCGGTATAGGCCTGCGTGGTCTTGGTCACCTCGTTCAGCAGGTTCACGCCCTGCACGCCGACCTTGATATTATCGGTGACGCTGAGGAACGCGGATGCGTCGAGCTGTCCCGTAGGCTCGTTGAAGATCGAGAAATACGGGAAGATCACGTCCGAAGCCGTCAGCAGGAAGCGCGAACGCCAGTTGTAGGCAGCGCGCAGCGAAATCGGGCCCTTTTCGTAGAAACCGGCCACGTTCACATTGTGCTTGGACAGCTGTTCAAGCGGCAGGTTTCCGGGCGGAACCGGCGAGTCGTTGGAAACTTCACCACCATTGAGGAACGTATTCGGGAGACCCGAGCTGTCGATGTAGGTGTAGTTTGCCGTGACGCCGAACCCGTCCAGCGGCGCAGGCAGGAAGTCGAAGGTCTGCTGGTAGGCAACCTCGACGCCCTTGATCTTGCCCGTACCGTCGAAGTTCGCAGGACCGCGAACGGTAACCTGACGGGTGTCGCCCGAAGCGTTGCTGATCGTCTCTTGCCGGACTTCCTGGTAGAAGAAGTTGTTGATCGACTTGTAGAAGGCATTCAGCGTCAGCGAGCCGACCCGCGCGAAGTACCATTCCACGCTGGCATCGAACTGCCAGGCCGTCGCGGGAACCAGCAGCGGATTGCCCGCCTCACCCGTGAAGTTGCCCGAGTTGTCGATGCTCGACGTGAAGTAGTTGCGGATGTACCCGTTGTCCGGACGCGTCATGACCTTCGACACGGCGAAACGCGTGATCAGGTCGTCACTCAGCCCGAACCTGATGTTGAAGCTGGGCAGGAAATAATCGTAGTTGTTCTTCACCGGCGTATAGATGAAGCTGCCGTCGACGAAGTCCTGCAGATCAGCGTAAGCTTCCGGCCCGATGTTGCAGATGCCGCCCGGACGCGCAGTACCGCCACCGGCAGCAGGCGGACGCGCCTGCTCCGCGCAGCGCACGTCGTACGGATCGGCGATGTTCAACGCGCCGACAGTCCCGGGACCACGCGAACTTGCCGACCGGATGTCGGTACGGACATAGCGAACACCCACGTTACCCGACATGCGTATGCCGCCGAACAGATCGTCGGATCCGAAATGCACCATGCCGTACAGGGCATAGTCGTCCTGCTTTACGGTCTGGATCTCGGAAGGAAGATACAGCGAGTCGCCCGCCACGCCCTCTCGAGCGGCCAGCGGGTTCCAGGTCGGGGATCCGCCACGTTCGGTGGTGATTGCCTGGACGGAGCGCAGGAAGTCCACCGCACCGTCGTAATCGTCGATCAGATCGCCGCTGTAGTAGAAAGCTACCGGAGGTGCAGGTACTTCGCCGCGGAAGAAGTTGGGGAATTCATACCGCTCCGACGCGCCCTCGGGCGTGTCGGCGAAATTGACCGGACGCGAACCCGACCACACTTCCGACAGCATGCCCCAGTTGTACTGGCTATAGCGCACTTCCTGTTCGCGGCCCTGGTAACGGGCGCCGACCTTGGCACGGCGGATGAACGCGTAGTCATCGAACTCGTAATCGAGGTCCGCCTGGAACGCGTACTGGTCGCCGCTGCTGTCTTCGGCGTGATCCATGGCTGCGCGCCAGAACTGGAAGCGCGGATCGTTGAAGTACTGCTCGTCGGTCGCACCGGCCAGCGCCTCGCCCGGAGCGGACCAAGTGTAGCCGAGGAATTGCGGCTTGTGCGGGATGATCGACGGGTAATTGCCCGAGATGTCCAGTTCCTGGTCGGCGAAGTTCGAGCCGAACACGCTGAAGTCGAGGTTTTCCTTCTTCGACGTCGCGTACTGGCCGTCGAGCCGCAGTGTTGCCCGCTCCGTCAGTTCGTGACGCAGGTTCAGGCTGTAATCGCTGTTCGTGACCTCATCCAGCACCTGCCGGCGAGCGAGCGAGAACTGCGAACCGCCGACCGGAACGAAGGGCGAGAGCGCCGGATCACCGCGCCAGCCATTGCTGGCATCGACGATGTAGCCCGACTGGAACAGATTGTCCTCGTTATAGACGTAGTCCTGGAACTCACCGACCGGGCACTGGGCGCGCGGCGGCGTTTCGTCATCGGGGTTGATGACGCCATTGCTGTCGACGACGTTCGGACCGGCGTCATTCTGCTGACAGCCAAGCGGATAGGTCGAATACTCGGCAAGGTCGGGAGCAGTCTCGTACGTCCGCTCACCCCAGGAATTGGTGGTGTGCGACCGGATGAATTCCGCGGTGAACAGCGTGCGCTCGTCAACGCTCTCCCACTGCGCGGACACTGCGAAACCGTCGCGCTTGCGGTTGAAATCCTGCCTGCGGAACTGGCCACCGACGGGCGCCACGCGGTAATCGGCGTAGTCGGCGAACCCGTCCGGACCGTTCGTTCCGTCGGCACCGCATTCCGCGTTCGGCGGCGGCAGCGTCGTGTTGTCGACGTTCGAGGGCAGCGGATTACGGCAGATGAAGCGGTTGGCGGTGTTCGCAACCGGAACCGACGATCCGTCGCGGATCTGGTAATTCGCGACCTGCAGGCCATCGGCACGGCTCTTGATCTGTGAGAACGCGCCGCTGAACAGCACGCCGAAACGGCCGGCTTCGGTATCCCAGGTGTTGCTAACCAGGCCCGAGATGGTTGGCGTCCATTCCTTGCGGAAGTCGCCATAGTTCGCCTCGGCGCTGAAGCCCAGCTTGAAGCCGTCGTTGTCGAACGGCTTGCGGGTGTTGAGATTGACCGTACCGGCAAGGCCGCCCTCGATCATGTCCGCGGTGGCGTTCTTGCTGATGACCACCGAGCCGAGCAGCTCGGAAGGAACGTCCGCAAAGTTGAGCGCCTGGCCGCCAACGCCTGCCGCGAAGGCAGTGCGTCCGTTGAATTCCGACCGCACGAAGTTCAGACCGCGCACGACCACGCCCGAACCCTCGACCGAGAAGTGGTCGGGATCGTTGGAGCCTGCGAAACGGTTGATCGCCACGCCGGGAACGCGCTGCAGCGCCTCGGTCACCGAACGGTCGGGAAGCGCGCCGATGTCGCGCGCCGTAATGGCGTCGACGAAAGTATCGGCTTCACGCTTGATGTTCTGCGAGCTTTCGAGCGACGCCCGGATACCGCTGACGATGATGACATCGCTGCCGGCGGCGGCATCGCCCTGCTCTACCTCGTCCGCGTCCTGCGCCGCATCCTGCGCGAAGGCAACCGGCGAGCCGAGCATGCAGCCCAGCGCCATTGCCGAAGCACCGCCCTTCAGGAAATTGCGGAAAATCGTTTCACGTCCCGCAGCGTCTCCGCCGCGAAGTGCATTCGCCCTCATACTCAGTCCTCTCCCCAATGATAGCGCTACCATGTTAAGGCGTGTCGCTAGATCACTTCCGAACAAAACCTCTAACGAAGTGATTTTTCTTTGGCAAGTGCGGGTTTGCAAGATCGCACAAGCGTGCCATCCTGCGACCGGGAGATTAAAAGAGGGGGCAGGGCAAAACATGTCCGCACGAAAAGTTATCGTTACCAACAACCGCATCGACAGGATTGTCGTGGTTGGCGGCGGCACCGCAGGTTGGATGGCGGCAGCCGCATTCTCGCGCTATTTCGACAATGGCCGGCGCAAGATCATCGTCGTCGAATCCGACGCGATCGGCACCGTAGGCGTCGGCGAGGCGACCATCCCCGCGATCAAGGGCTTCAATGCCATGCTCGACATTCCGGAGAACGAGTTTCTCCGCGAGACGCGCGGCACCTTCAAGCTCGGCATCGAATTCGTGAACTGGGGGCGGCAGGGCGACCGCTATATCCACCCCTTCGGCGCGTTCGGCACCGATTTGCACGGCATTCCGTTCCACCAGCTCTGGCTGCGCGAACATGCGCGCGGCGGCGGCGGAGACATCACCGATTTCTCGATGAGCGCCGCGGCAGCCGCCCTGGGCCGCTTCGGACGCCCCGCCGTGGGTGCCCGTCCCCCGGTGTCCGAAATCAATTACGCCTTCCACTTCGATGCTACGCTCTATGCCGCCTATCTTCGCAGGCTGGCCGAACGCCAGGGGGCGATCAGGCAGGAAGGCCGGATCGTCAAGGTCCACCGCGATGGCGAAAGCGGTGACGTGACCAGTGTCGAGCTGGAGGGCGGCAGGCTGGTCGAAGGCGATCTCTTCCTCGACTGTTCGGGTTTTCGCGGCCTGCTGATCGAGGACGCGCTTGAAACCGGATACGAGGACTGGAGCCACTGGCTGCCGATGGACCGCGCCATCGCCATGCCCACGGCCAACCGAAGCTCACCCGATCCTTTCACCCGCGCGACGGCCCATGCGGCAGGCTGGCAATGGCGCATACCGCTGCAGCATCGCACCGGCAACGGCCACGTATTCTGCAGCGCCTTCATGCAGGAGGACGAGGCCGAGCGCATCCTGCGTGACACAGTGGAAGGCGAGGAACTGGCCGATCCGCGGCTGATACGTTTCACCACCGGCATGCGGCGCAAGGCATGGAGCCATAATGTCGTGTCGCTGGGCTTGTCCTCCGGCTTTATCGAGCCGCTGGAATCGACCAGCATCCATCTTGTCCAGAACGGGATCGCCCGGCTGTTCGGCCTGTTCCCGGAAAAGGACATCAGCCCCGTCGAGCGTGACGAATACAATCGCGGCATGCGCGAGATCTATGAGGATGTGCGCGACTTCATCATCCTGCACTACAAGGCGACCCAGCGGGACGATACCGAGTTCTGGCGCAGCGTCCGCGACATGGACATCCCCGCCAGCCTGGCGCGCAAGATGGAGCTTTGGCGCCTGCACGGGCGTGTGTTCCGCGAAAATGCCGAACTGTTCACCCTGCCCAGCTGGGTGGCGGTGATGCTGGGGCAGAACGTGTGGCCCGAACGCTATGATCCGATTGCCGACACACTGGATGAAAACAGGGTGGCGCAGGCGATGGAGAAGATGCGCGCGGGCTATCGACAGACCGCGCAGCAATTGCCACCGCAGGAACAGTTTTTGCGCAGTGCCAACGCATGGGCCGTGTCGGACGAGATGCCGCTTTCGATGGGGGTAGCGCGATGAACGGCGAACCTATCCGCAAGATCGTGATCGTCGGCGGCGGCACCGCGGGCTGGATGGCCGCGGCAGCAACTTCGCGCATCATGGGCGCTTTTCCGGGGCTGACGATCGAACTGGTCGAAAGCGAGGCGATCGGTACGGTCGGCGTGGGGGAAGCGACGATCCCGCAGATCATCTCGTTCAACATGATGCTGGGGATCGACGAAGCGGAATTCGTGCGCGAGACCCGCGCGACCTACAAGCTGGGCATCGAGTTCGTCGACTGGCTGCGAATTGGCCACAGCTATGTCCATCCCTTCGGATCCTATGGCATCGACATGCTGGGGATCGACTTCCACCATTTCTGGCTGCGCGGGCAGCGGGCCGGGCTCGATATGCCGCTGGACGAATTTTCCATCTCGGCGATGGCGGGAAAGGCGGGCCGGTTCATCCACCCGCGCAAGGACCAGCCGAATTCCCCCCTCGCCCGCATGGCCTATGCGTTCCAGTTCGACGCGGGGCGCTATGCCCGGTTCCTGCGAAACAGGGCCGAGGCGCAAGGCGTCATCAGGACGGAAGGACGCATAACCGAGGTCTTGCAGGACGGCGAAACGGGTTTCGTGACAGGCGTCAGGCTAGAAGACGGCAAGATCGTCGAGGGCGATCTGTTCCTCGATTGCTCGGGCTTTCGCTCGCTGCTGCTGGGACAGACGCTGGGGGTCGGGTTCACCGACTGGAGCAAGTGGCTTCCCTGCGACCGCGCGATAGCCGTTCCCTGCAGCCTGGCGGGCGATAACGAGCCGCTGACCCGATCCACCGCGCAGCCCGCGGGCTGGCAATGGCGCATCCCGCTGCAGCACCGCATCGGCAACGGCCATGTCTATTCCTCCGCGCACATGGAGGACGCAGAGGCCGAGGACATCCTGCACGCCGGTCTCGACGGGACGCCGCTGGCCGAGCCCAACCGGATCCGATTCACCGCCGGGCACCGCGACAGGATCTGGGAGAAGAACGTCATCGCGCTGGGCCTGTCGGGCGGGTTCCTGGAACCGCTGGAATCGACCGCCATCCATCTGGTTCAGAGCGGTATAGCGCGGCTGATGATCCTGTTCCCCTCGCGCGCGTTCAATCCGAAGGAGATCGAGCGCTTCAACCGCGACACCTTTGCCGACTATCTCGACATTCGCGACTTCCTGGTCCTGCACTACAAGGCGACCGAAAGGGACGACAGCGAGTTCTGGCGCTATTGCCGCAACCTGCCGCCGCCCGACGGCCTTGCCGACAAGCTAGAAATGTTCCGCAGTTCGGGGCGTATCATACGGGAACACAACGAACTTTTTACCGAGGCAAGCTGGCTGGCCGTGATGGTCGGACAAGGGGTGGAGCCGTCGGGCTATCACCCCGCCGCTGCCCTGCTGGATGAGGATGAGACCCGCCGGCGGCTGAGCCATATTCGCCAGACCGTGGCGCACGCCGTCAGCCAGATGCCCACGCAGGACGAATATCTCGCCGGCATCGGCGGCGCGATCGCAGGCACCGATCGCATGCGCGCATGACCACCCTCCCCCAGCCTGCCGCCATCGACGAGTTCGAGGGCAAGCTCGACGCCGAGCAGTTCGCGATCCTGCGCAAGGCGGGCCAGCCCGTGGTATTGCGCGGCCTGGTCGCGGATTGGCCTGCGGTCGCCGCTGCGTCCGGCGGCGACCGGGCGATGGCCGGTTACATGGCGCGCGAGCCGAGCACGCGCCCGGTCACGGCCATCGCGGCTCCGCCCAGCGAGGGCGGGCGATTTTTCTACACGCCCGACCTTTCGCAGCTGAATTTCAGCCGAGGCCAGGGCAGGCTGGAAGCGTTCATCGGCGATCTTATTACCGCGAGCGACCTGCCCGATGCGCCAGCGCTGGCGGTCCAGTCCGAAGACATCGCCGATCTGCTGCCCCGCTTCGCGGCCGAAAACCGGCTTGCGCTGCTGCCGCAAGTCAGGCCGCGGATCTGGATCGGCAACCGGATACGCGTGGCGCCGCATTACGATCTGATGGAAAATGTCGCCTGCTGCGTCGCCGGGCAGCGCCGATTCACCCTGTTTCCGCCGGACCAGATCGCCAATCTCTATCCCGGCTCGTTCGAACTGACGCCTGCGGGTACGCCCGTCAGCATGGTCGACACGGATGCGCCCGATCTGGATCGTTTTCCGCGCTTCGAAAAGGCATGGGCCGCGGCGCGGCAGGCGACGCTTGAGCCCGGCGATGCGATCTATATCCCCTATTGCTGGTGGCACGGAGTGGAATCGCTTGGTCCGCTGAACATTCTCGTCAACTACTGGTGGAACG
It includes:
- a CDS encoding endo-1,4-beta-xylanase, with the protein product MESGPLINRRTALAGVAALPLIGCTGMEKTAVPGVSVAEGRSLNSLALRGGRRFGSAVASTPWNADAGSFQNPAYAALVKAECGLVVPENEMKWQAMRRSPDTFDFSRMDALVAWAQSQDLDVRGHTLLWHRPQWFPDWLNDYDYGANPVQEAERLLTEHIRAVTDRYRGIITSYDVVNEAIDHDARKPIETSMSLAMGSPEAVIDLAFQVAREQLPDAQLVYNDYMSWEPQHAEHRADVLRLLEGLRKRGTPVDALGIQSHIEIFDIDPATGVGVYDEAEWRSFLDEVTGMGYRLLITEFDVKDKALPADIAVRDAKVADFTRRYFDLMLEYSDHLDDVLVWGMVDRFNWLQNFEPAARDDGLEVRAAPYDNDYQPKPMRYAIEEALRQAAA
- a CDS encoding tryptophan halogenase family protein, producing the protein MNGEPIRKIVIVGGGTAGWMAAAATSRIMGAFPGLTIELVESEAIGTVGVGEATIPQIISFNMMLGIDEAEFVRETRATYKLGIEFVDWLRIGHSYVHPFGSYGIDMLGIDFHHFWLRGQRAGLDMPLDEFSISAMAGKAGRFIHPRKDQPNSPLARMAYAFQFDAGRYARFLRNRAEAQGVIRTEGRITEVLQDGETGFVTGVRLEDGKIVEGDLFLDCSGFRSLLLGQTLGVGFTDWSKWLPCDRAIAVPCSLAGDNEPLTRSTAQPAGWQWRIPLQHRIGNGHVYSSAHMEDAEAEDILHAGLDGTPLAEPNRIRFTAGHRDRIWEKNVIALGLSGGFLEPLESTAIHLVQSGIARLMILFPSRAFNPKEIERFNRDTFADYLDIRDFLVLHYKATERDDSEFWRYCRNLPPPDGLADKLEMFRSSGRIIREHNELFTEASWLAVMVGQGVEPSGYHPAAALLDEDETRRRLSHIRQTVAHAVSQMPTQDEYLAGIGGAIAGTDRMRA
- a CDS encoding tryptophan halogenase family protein, giving the protein MSARKVIVTNNRIDRIVVVGGGTAGWMAAAAFSRYFDNGRRKIIVVESDAIGTVGVGEATIPAIKGFNAMLDIPENEFLRETRGTFKLGIEFVNWGRQGDRYIHPFGAFGTDLHGIPFHQLWLREHARGGGGDITDFSMSAAAAALGRFGRPAVGARPPVSEINYAFHFDATLYAAYLRRLAERQGAIRQEGRIVKVHRDGESGDVTSVELEGGRLVEGDLFLDCSGFRGLLIEDALETGYEDWSHWLPMDRAIAMPTANRSSPDPFTRATAHAAGWQWRIPLQHRTGNGHVFCSAFMQEDEAERILRDTVEGEELADPRLIRFTTGMRRKAWSHNVVSLGLSSGFIEPLESTSIHLVQNGIARLFGLFPEKDISPVERDEYNRGMREIYEDVRDFIILHYKATQRDDTEFWRSVRDMDIPASLARKMELWRLHGRVFRENAELFTLPSWVAVMLGQNVWPERYDPIADTLDENRVAQAMEKMRAGYRQTAQQLPPQEQFLRSANAWAVSDEMPLSMGVAR
- a CDS encoding TonB-dependent receptor yields the protein MRANALRGGDAAGRETIFRNFLKGGASAMALGCMLGSPVAFAQDAAQDADEVEQGDAAAGSDVIIVSGIRASLESSQNIKREADTFVDAITARDIGALPDRSVTEALQRVPGVAINRFAGSNDPDHFSVEGSGVVVRGLNFVRSEFNGRTAFAAGVGGQALNFADVPSELLGSVVISKNATADMIEGGLAGTVNLNTRKPFDNDGFKLGFSAEANYGDFRKEWTPTISGLVSNTWDTEAGRFGVLFSGAFSQIKSRADGLQVANYQIRDGSSVPVANTANRFICRNPLPSNVDNTTLPPPNAECGADGTNGPDGFADYADYRVAPVGGQFRRQDFNRKRDGFAVSAQWESVDERTLFTAEFIRSHTTNSWGERTYETAPDLAEYSTYPLGCQQNDAGPNVVDSNGVINPDDETPPRAQCPVGEFQDYVYNEDNLFQSGYIVDASNGWRGDPALSPFVPVGGSQFSLARRQVLDEVTNSDYSLNLRHELTERATLRLDGQYATSKKENLDFSVFGSNFADQELDISGNYPSIIPHKPQFLGYTWSAPGEALAGATDEQYFNDPRFQFWRAAMDHAEDSSGDQYAFQADLDYEFDDYAFIRRAKVGARYQGREQEVRYSQYNWGMLSEVWSGSRPVNFADTPEGASERYEFPNFFRGEVPAPPVAFYYSGDLIDDYDGAVDFLRSVQAITTERGGSPTWNPLAAREGVAGDSLYLPSEIQTVKQDDYALYGMVHFGSDDLFGGIRMSGNVGVRYVRTDIRSASSRGPGTVGALNIADPYDVRCAEQARPPAAGGGTARPGGICNIGPEAYADLQDFVDGSFIYTPVKNNYDYFLPSFNIRFGLSDDLITRFAVSKVMTRPDNGYIRNYFTSSIDNSGNFTGEAGNPLLVPATAWQFDASVEWYFARVGSLTLNAFYKSINNFFYQEVRQETISNASGDTRQVTVRGPANFDGTGKIKGVEVAYQQTFDFLPAPLDGFGVTANYTYIDSSGLPNTFLNGGEVSNDSPVPPGNLPLEQLSKHNVNVAGFYEKGPISLRAAYNWRSRFLLTASDVIFPYFSIFNEPTGQLDASAFLSVTDNIKVGVQGVNLLNEVTKTTQAYTGDPSELAPRSYFMNDRRFSFIVRGNF
- a CDS encoding cupin-like domain-containing protein; its protein translation is MTTLPQPAAIDEFEGKLDAEQFAILRKAGQPVVLRGLVADWPAVAAASGGDRAMAGYMAREPSTRPVTAIAAPPSEGGRFFYTPDLSQLNFSRGQGRLEAFIGDLITASDLPDAPALAVQSEDIADLLPRFAAENRLALLPQVRPRIWIGNRIRVAPHYDLMENVACCVAGQRRFTLFPPDQIANLYPGSFELTPAGTPVSMVDTDAPDLDRFPRFEKAWAAARQATLEPGDAIYIPYCWWHGVESLGPLNILVNYWWNEGEPEGIGSPYSALLHGILSVRHLPPEKRAIWKTMFDYYVFEEHGDPVEHLPVQARGLFGSPSPALFARMREIIRGLLR
- a CDS encoding glycoside hydrolase family 3 N-terminal domain-containing protein, with protein sequence MDRRHALKLFAGGSIGALAIAQAPSAFAQAGPLYKDPRAPIPARVADLMARMTLDEKIQQIRTAWQGKGEMIDGLVFDPEKASAAFPDNIGHVTRPSDKRGAPGVTGAAGGTAARWRTPRQTVEFINALQRWATQDTRLGIPVLLHEESLHGYMATDGTMFPQAIALAGTFDTELMRRVQSVIAREVRARGVPLVLSPVVDIVRDPRWGRIEETWGEDPHLVAEMGVAAVEGLQGPGRFEKLADGKVFATLKHMTGHGQPEGGNNVSPAEISERELRDNFFPPFREIVRRTSVGAVMPSYNEIDGIPSHANAWLLGTVLRGEWDFDGLIVSDYGGVDELATLHHVAADLEEAAHQALIAGVDSELPEGIAFATLKDAVEAGRVPVELVNRACARMLAFKMRAGLFENPYGDAALAASITGNEEARALALEAARKSLCLLKNEGGTLPLDPARMGRVAVIGPNHAIARLGGYSSVPKQAISLIEGLRLIAPEADFVTAQGVFITTSEDRSQDEVTLADRQENLRLIAEAVEVAKSADVVVLAIGDTEQTSREGFARNHLGDRTEIDIVGEQNALVEAMAALGKPLVVCAINGRPPSWPDVVAKADAMLECWYPGQEGGIAVAEALLGRINPGAKMPVTVARNAGQIPFFYNHKPSARRGYLFDDESPLFPFGHGLSYTQFEISAPRPGKTRYRADEAIEIAVDVTNTGTREGDEVVQLYITREEVSVTRPVLELKAFERVTLSPGETRTLRFAIEPRQLAFWNRDMKEVNEPGPVTLSSGPSSASLKSVKVEIV